One Streptomonospora salina genomic window, CGAAAGGGTCGAGTTTTCCCCTCCGGCACCGCACGCACCGCTCCGTGCCGCGACCACCCGGATTCCGTATCGCGGAGAACCGGACGCACCGGCGCCGCGGCGTCCGCGCCCCGGACCAACGGCCGGACCGGCGGATGCGTCCCCCGCGCCGCTCCGCTGTCCGGCCGGGATCCCGGGCCGCGCAGGGTAGCCGCCCTGCGGCACACCCGCGGTTCCACCCGTCACCCGATGTCACCGCCGGTGACGAACGGTGCGTGTCAGTCCGCCCCGCTGCGACCGTCGGCGTGATGGCCGAGGAAACCGGGGGCCGCCAGCCCCAGACGGGCGGTCTGCCGGCGGTACAGCCCCACCAGCTCGGCCATCGGGACGGGGCGGCGTGCGGTGTAGGCGATGCCGCCGTACTCGTGGGCCGACCACAGGCACGGCTCCACCGCGATGGCGTGGGACAGCTCCACCCCGGCGACCTCCTCGCGCCAACCGGGCCAGCGCAGACTGCGGTAGAAGCGCTCCAGCCCGCCCGCCAGCAGCCACGACAGCCAGGCGCCGTGGCCCAGCTCCAAGGGCTCCCACTCCAGGGTGTCGGGACCGAAGTAGGCGATCTCGCCCGGATCGCCGGGGCGCCCGAGGTCCTCGGCGTCGGGGCCGTTCACCGCGAACACGCCGCCGAGCACGTCGTGGGCCACGACGAGGCCGCCCTCGGGCCACCAGTCGGGATCGGGCTCGGTGGGGAAGCCGTTGACGCGTGCCAGGCCGGGCAGGGCGTCGCGGGTGTCGGAACCGGCTCCGCCGAAGACCCGCAGCCATCCCGAGTCCATCAGCAGACCGCCGGAGTGCAGGGCGACGGCGCCCAGCGCCGAGGTCACGGTGAGCTGCAGCTGCAGCAGGCACGCGCGCCCGCGGCGGGGCCGTTCGGCCGGCAGCACGTCCACGGGCACGCTGCTGCGCGTGAACTCCTCCTCCAGCGCCGGCCAGGCGGACTCGTCGACGTCGACGAGTTCACTGAGCGCTCGCATGTGCCCATAGTCCCATCACACCCCGCGCCACGGCAGGGGGTAGCGACGCCGAATCACTCCTCTGACCGGCGAAGACGCGCGGGAGCGCTCCCCCGGCGCGGAGCAGGATCCGCACCGGGCGCACCCGCCGGGAACCGGCGGGGCCGCAGTGGTGGGGCACAACCGCCGGAGCCGCCGCCGGCGTGCAGAACCCGGGGCCTTCTGTGCCG contains:
- a CDS encoding DUF2625 family protein, whose translation is MRALSELVDVDESAWPALEEEFTRSSVPVDVLPAERPRRGRACLLQLQLTVTSALGAVALHSGGLLMDSGWLRVFGGAGSDTRDALPGLARVNGFPTEPDPDWWPEGGLVVAHDVLGGVFAVNGPDAEDLGRPGDPGEIAYFGPDTLEWEPLELGHGAWLSWLLAGGLERFYRSLRWPGWREEVAGVELSHAIAVEPCLWSAHEYGGIAYTARRPVPMAELVGLYRRQTARLGLAAPGFLGHHADGRSGAD